A single window of Metallosphaera hakonensis JCM 8857 = DSM 7519 DNA harbors:
- a CDS encoding metal-dependent hydrolase, with protein sequence MSQIRWLGHAAVEISMVGKRIVIDPMINGNPLSPVKIQYFQGVSIVGVTHDHGDHLGDTVEILKMNPSAKLYATYDLEMYLADQFKVPESQLIPANVGGFVENDGIKLALTKAVHSSEHSDPTGIVVSDSRNTIYHAGDTGLFEDMRLIGQVFNPDYALLPIGGRFTMDPKQAVLAVEMIKPRKAAIPIHFNTWDMIRVDPQEFVKGVKEKGYEAILLEPGQSIEL encoded by the coding sequence ATGTCACAAATTAGATGGTTAGGTCACGCTGCAGTGGAAATATCCATGGTAGGTAAAAGGATAGTAATAGATCCAATGATAAATGGTAATCCGCTTTCTCCGGTGAAAATTCAATACTTTCAAGGAGTTAGCATAGTGGGTGTAACGCATGACCACGGTGATCATCTAGGAGATACAGTGGAGATTCTGAAAATGAACCCAAGTGCTAAGCTTTATGCAACATATGACCTTGAGATGTACCTAGCTGATCAATTTAAGGTCCCCGAGAGTCAATTAATCCCAGCTAATGTTGGTGGTTTCGTCGAGAACGACGGTATTAAGCTTGCTCTGACTAAGGCGGTACATTCCAGTGAACATAGCGATCCAACGGGTATAGTAGTTTCCGATAGTCGTAACACCATATATCATGCAGGAGATACAGGACTGTTCGAGGATATGAGGCTCATTGGGCAGGTCTTCAATCCTGATTATGCCCTCCTACCTATCGGTGGCAGATTTACCATGGACCCTAAGCAAGCAGTGCTTGCAGTGGAAATGATAAAACCAAGAAAAGCCGCCATCCCCATTCATTTCAATACTTGGGATATGATTAGGGTGGATCCACAGGAGTTCGTTAAAGGAGTTAAGGAGAAAGGATACGAGGCTATACTTCTGGAACCTGGACAGTCCATAGAGTTGTAG
- a CDS encoding MraY family glycosyltransferase: MLDIVLSSIVALLVTVITTKWIINVSYSRGFVGKDVNKLNKPDVPILGGIGILAGFVAGNFALLIVDQEYAQIITAVLLSSLIIGFIGLLDDVLNLKQSVRATTPIFASVPLAIYSVGHSVISIPFVGLVNFGILYYILIIPGALTIASNAFNMLEGLNGLGTGMGLIMAVTLAVIGLRGKGVTSEAGDMALIMAVVLAAFLYFNKYPAKTFLGNIGTYLVGSAIGSIGISGYMLTALAFLYIPYVIEFVLKAKTGFKGVSFGKVNPDGTLTWYSTPNSLTHVVMKMAKMKEYQIVEVIWAIEIIMAILAYVFQTTIIKI, encoded by the coding sequence TTGTTAGATATCGTTCTCTCTTCTATCGTTGCATTGTTAGTGACAGTAATAACTACGAAGTGGATTATTAACGTATCGTATTCAAGAGGTTTTGTAGGAAAGGATGTCAACAAGTTAAACAAACCAGATGTTCCCATTCTAGGCGGTATAGGAATTTTGGCCGGTTTTGTTGCAGGAAATTTTGCTCTTCTCATAGTAGATCAAGAATATGCCCAAATTATTACTGCTGTCTTACTATCGTCTCTCATCATAGGATTTATTGGTCTCTTAGATGATGTACTAAACTTAAAACAATCTGTAAGGGCAACTACCCCAATATTTGCTTCAGTTCCACTAGCCATATATAGTGTAGGTCATTCGGTGATATCCATACCCTTTGTGGGGCTCGTTAATTTTGGAATATTGTATTATATCCTGATAATTCCTGGTGCCCTAACTATCGCATCGAATGCGTTCAATATGTTGGAGGGTCTCAATGGTCTAGGTACCGGAATGGGTTTGATTATGGCTGTGACACTTGCAGTGATAGGGCTCCGGGGTAAAGGTGTAACTTCTGAAGCTGGAGATATGGCCCTAATAATGGCGGTGGTTCTTGCGGCCTTTCTATATTTCAATAAGTACCCAGCTAAGACCTTTCTAGGAAACATAGGAACTTATCTGGTTGGTTCTGCTATAGGTTCGATTGGCATTTCAGGTTATATGCTCACTGCGTTAGCATTCTTATATATTCCCTATGTTATAGAGTTCGTACTTAAGGCTAAGACAGGATTCAAGGGCGTATCCTTTGGGAAAGTGAATCCTGATGGAACATTGACATGGTATTCTACCCCTAACTCATTAACTCATGTAGTAATGAAGATGGCTAAAATGAAAGAATATCAAATAGTGGAAGTGATATGGGCTATAGAGATTATAATGGCTATACTGGCTTATGTGTTCCAGACTACTATTATAAAAATATAG
- the rpl7ae gene encoding 50S ribosomal protein L7Ae, which produces MAKSSYVKFDVPPELAEKALEALKKAKETGKIRKGTNEATKAVERGQAKLVLIAEDVQPEEIVAHLPSLCEEKKIPYIYVPSKKGIGEACGLQVGAAAAAIMDPGQGKDVLDEVIKRVSELIGKS; this is translated from the coding sequence ATGGCCAAATCGTCTTATGTAAAATTCGATGTACCGCCAGAGCTGGCGGAGAAGGCCCTTGAGGCCCTAAAGAAAGCTAAAGAAACAGGGAAAATAAGAAAGGGAACTAACGAGGCAACAAAGGCAGTGGAGAGAGGCCAAGCTAAGCTAGTGCTAATAGCGGAAGATGTACAGCCCGAAGAGATAGTAGCCCATCTACCGTCCCTCTGTGAGGAGAAGAAAATTCCGTATATTTATGTGCCTTCTAAGAAGGGAATAGGCGAGGCATGCGGACTACAGGTGGGTGCAGCGGCCGCAGCGATTATGGACCCTGGCCAAGGTAAGGATGTGCTAGACGAGGTTATAAAAAGGGTCTCGGAATTAATAGGAAAGTCTTGA
- the map gene encoding type II methionyl aminopeptidase, with protein MNEEELKLARTSGEIAAKARDAGASLIKPGKKVIDVCEAVEKIIIESGAKPAFPCNLSINYEAAHYSPVINDEKIIPDGAVVKLDIGAHIEGYITDTAVTVYLDDRMERLANAAKDALRAAISNFKSGVSLAEIGKVIEKTIKLYGFKPIRNLGGHLVRRYELHAGIFVPNVYERISGRIQGGNTYAIEPFATDGGGEVIEGKEVTIYSLRNKGAKGISETEKLFLDEIEKRFKTLPFSERWLSDLGSKEEVEQTLRNLNKRGFLHAYPVLLEVRKGMVSQFEHTVYVDDNKTDVLT; from the coding sequence ATGAATGAAGAGGAACTAAAATTAGCAAGGACTTCAGGGGAGATCGCTGCTAAAGCTAGAGATGCAGGGGCTTCGCTGATTAAACCTGGGAAAAAAGTCATAGATGTTTGTGAAGCTGTGGAAAAGATTATTATTGAGTCTGGAGCCAAACCGGCGTTCCCCTGCAATCTATCAATCAACTATGAAGCTGCACACTATAGCCCGGTAATAAACGATGAGAAGATTATACCAGACGGTGCAGTAGTCAAACTCGACATAGGGGCACATATAGAAGGGTATATCACTGATACCGCGGTCACTGTTTACCTAGATGATCGGATGGAGAGATTAGCCAACGCAGCTAAGGACGCCCTACGCGCAGCAATCTCAAATTTTAAATCCGGCGTCTCGTTAGCTGAGATCGGTAAGGTTATCGAGAAGACGATCAAGCTATATGGCTTTAAGCCAATAAGGAATTTAGGAGGACATCTTGTTCGGAGATATGAACTCCACGCCGGCATTTTCGTTCCAAATGTGTACGAACGGATTTCTGGGAGAATTCAAGGTGGAAACACATATGCTATAGAACCATTCGCTACAGACGGAGGCGGTGAAGTTATTGAAGGTAAGGAAGTAACAATTTACTCGTTACGCAACAAAGGCGCCAAGGGAATAAGCGAAACTGAGAAGCTCTTCCTTGACGAAATAGAGAAGAGATTTAAAACCCTGCCGTTTAGCGAAAGATGGTTATCCGATTTAGGAAGCAAAGAGGAGGTTGAACAGACGTTAAGAAATCTCAACAAACGTGGCTTTCTACACGCCTACCCTGTACTTCTCGAAGTAAGGAAAGGGATGGTCTCTCAGTTCGAACATACAGTATACGTTGATGACAATAAAACAGACGTTTTAACATGA
- a CDS encoding phosphoglycolate phosphatase: MIKLLLTDLDGTLTIDRGTYKLDLEAINSLRRAESSGVKVALVSGNSYPVLRGLYNYLGLSGGIVAENGCLVFYSGNSIITCDTVPRRLIDEFKAIFNLKESWQNEFRKADFGFTPAEINNEMIKWASERDLVVQSSGYALHLSGKPGGKGVGVRKLLELHGIVREEVAAIGDSKTDIEMFEYATIRGAVANADPALLKVSNVTLKLKSGRGVTEFIDMILR; encoded by the coding sequence TTGATAAAACTTCTCCTTACAGACCTAGATGGTACACTGACAATAGACAGGGGAACCTATAAACTAGACTTAGAGGCAATAAACTCACTGAGGAGGGCAGAGAGCTCTGGAGTAAAGGTTGCCCTAGTTAGCGGGAATTCTTATCCAGTACTTAGGGGTCTTTACAACTACTTAGGCCTAAGCGGCGGGATCGTAGCTGAGAACGGCTGCCTCGTGTTTTATTCAGGTAATTCAATTATTACATGTGATACAGTACCTAGAAGACTTATTGATGAATTCAAAGCGATATTTAATCTTAAGGAAAGTTGGCAAAATGAGTTCAGAAAAGCGGATTTTGGGTTTACGCCGGCTGAGATAAACAATGAGATGATAAAGTGGGCTTCGGAAAGAGATCTTGTGGTTCAAAGTAGTGGATATGCCCTGCATTTATCTGGTAAACCTGGAGGAAAGGGAGTTGGAGTTAGAAAGTTACTTGAACTACACGGAATAGTGAGAGAGGAAGTAGCTGCCATAGGTGATTCCAAAACGGATATTGAAATGTTTGAGTATGCTACTATTAGGGGTGCTGTAGCTAATGCAGACCCAGCGCTTCTCAAGGTCTCAAATGTTACACTTAAATTAAAAAGTGGAAGAGGAGTTACGGAGTTCATAGATATGATTTTGAGATGA
- a CDS encoding glutamate--tRNA ligase → MELEEIVYKYALANALKHGGRAQTGPVVSKVFAEHPELKSRAKEIVTLAEKTVERVNAMSLDQINQEIRRYPEVLEEKKREEKKSLPPLPEATSQIVTRFAPNPDGPIHLGNARAAILSHEYARMYNGKFILRFDDTDPKVKRPIREAYDWIKEDLRWLGIRWEIEFKASERMETYYNVAKRMIEKGYAYVDLGTDTEFKNWKNSSKKGEYLYRSSLPEKNLELWEQMLSGEFKEGQAVVRIKTDPNDPDPSKIDWVMLRVVDVKKNPHPITGEKYLVWPTYNFATAVDDHEFGITHILRAKEHMTNTEKQRWVYNYMGWKMPAVLEFGRLRLEGFMMSKSKIRGLMETGAERDDPRLPTIAGLKRRGIIPETIKEIIIQVGLKITDATISFDNVASINRKLLDPIARRLMFVMKAKTFRLDIPESMHAKIPLIPSKQEFREITVAPGEEIYLDERDVEEGKVVRLMELCNVKIEGDVLRFISGDLETAKRLGAGIIQWVKKKDSVMVKLLKTEQNKDIEEVLGFGESYFKNLKQGDIVQLVRYGFARTDSVSENSITMIFAHE, encoded by the coding sequence ATGGAACTAGAGGAGATTGTATATAAATATGCCTTAGCTAACGCTCTAAAACATGGAGGAAGAGCCCAAACAGGGCCTGTAGTCAGTAAGGTTTTTGCTGAACATCCTGAACTTAAGTCTAGGGCTAAGGAAATTGTAACACTAGCTGAGAAAACTGTGGAAAGGGTAAACGCAATGTCTTTAGACCAAATCAACCAAGAAATAAGAAGATATCCAGAAGTCCTCGAAGAGAAGAAAAGGGAAGAGAAGAAAAGTTTACCGCCTCTTCCTGAGGCTACTAGTCAAATAGTGACCAGATTTGCTCCCAATCCTGATGGACCCATTCATCTAGGAAACGCCAGAGCCGCAATTCTTTCTCATGAATATGCGCGAATGTACAATGGGAAATTCATCCTTAGGTTTGATGATACAGATCCTAAGGTAAAGAGACCCATAAGAGAGGCGTATGATTGGATTAAGGAGGATTTAAGATGGTTAGGTATTAGATGGGAAATTGAATTCAAGGCTTCGGAAAGGATGGAGACTTACTATAACGTTGCGAAAAGAATGATTGAGAAGGGTTACGCATACGTTGACCTAGGAACCGATACTGAATTTAAGAACTGGAAGAACTCTTCTAAAAAAGGCGAATATTTGTATAGATCCTCTCTACCTGAGAAAAACCTTGAACTCTGGGAGCAAATGCTGTCGGGAGAGTTCAAAGAGGGACAAGCAGTGGTGAGAATAAAGACTGATCCCAATGACCCAGATCCTTCAAAGATTGATTGGGTAATGCTAAGAGTCGTAGATGTCAAGAAGAACCCTCATCCCATAACTGGGGAAAAATACTTGGTTTGGCCAACATACAACTTCGCCACGGCCGTGGACGACCATGAATTTGGGATTACCCATATTCTTAGGGCAAAAGAACACATGACAAACACCGAAAAGCAAAGATGGGTATACAACTATATGGGGTGGAAAATGCCCGCAGTCCTTGAATTTGGGAGACTAAGGTTAGAGGGCTTCATGATGAGTAAGTCCAAGATTAGAGGGTTAATGGAGACAGGAGCTGAAAGAGACGATCCTAGATTACCTACTATAGCCGGTCTTAAACGTAGGGGAATAATCCCTGAAACTATAAAAGAAATAATTATCCAGGTTGGTTTAAAGATTACTGATGCCACAATCAGTTTCGATAATGTAGCATCAATAAATAGGAAGCTCCTGGACCCAATAGCTAGAAGATTGATGTTCGTGATGAAAGCTAAGACATTTAGGCTTGACATACCTGAATCCATGCACGCCAAAATACCATTGATCCCGTCTAAACAGGAATTCAGGGAGATCACAGTCGCGCCTGGAGAGGAAATCTATCTAGATGAACGTGATGTAGAGGAAGGAAAAGTCGTGAGACTGATGGAGCTTTGTAATGTTAAGATTGAAGGAGATGTCCTACGTTTCATAAGTGGTGATCTGGAGACAGCCAAGAGGTTAGGAGCAGGAATTATTCAATGGGTAAAGAAAAAAGATAGCGTAATGGTCAAACTGTTAAAGACGGAACAGAACAAGGACATCGAAGAAGTATTAGGATTTGGCGAGAGTTACTTTAAGAACCTTAAACAAGGCGATATAGTTCAGCTAGTTAGATATGGATTCGCCAGGACTGATAGTGTCTCAGAGAATTCAATTACCATGATATTTGCCCATGAGTAA
- a CDS encoding HD domain-containing protein yields the protein MKRVFDEVHGTIELDDIAIKLIDQPELQRLRRIRQTSLAFVVYPGANHTRFSHALGTYYLAEKIGNRLVREGVITDDELNVLKVSSLLHDVGQFPFSHAIESFYIKKGLGNKDLREMVLRGPLTDVLNESGLDSRKVRDLLNGESLLTSVIDGDVDVDRMDYLIRDSTHTGIQLGRIDLDRLILTIMYRDNGITIQDKGIISLENFYLSRLHMYQAVYYHKTILGYELFLTSLYSKLVEECESGLEIDDIRNMINQGTFPYWDDEWVFGSLYRCYSTNPNSPTSQMIKDFLDRRGPKVVYEEIDYDDKNETRFNEVTEILSRTLPQESLYPFEETISIFDRSRIKVISRENELPIAKFPTLLRSIPERLVIRRVYVDRRFVNKARELI from the coding sequence ATGAAGAGGGTATTTGATGAGGTCCATGGGACAATAGAGCTTGACGATATAGCCATAAAACTTATCGATCAACCGGAACTTCAAAGACTAAGGAGGATTAGACAGACAAGCCTAGCTTTTGTTGTTTATCCAGGAGCAAACCATACTAGATTTAGTCATGCACTAGGTACGTATTACCTCGCAGAGAAAATTGGTAATAGGCTGGTTAGGGAAGGTGTAATAACTGACGACGAACTCAACGTTTTAAAAGTCTCGTCCTTACTCCACGATGTTGGACAGTTTCCCTTTTCCCATGCGATTGAGAGCTTCTATATCAAGAAAGGATTAGGAAATAAGGACCTTAGGGAAATGGTCCTGCGAGGTCCGTTAACGGATGTCTTGAACGAGTCAGGTTTAGATTCCAGAAAAGTGAGAGACTTACTGAACGGGGAATCCTTGCTCACATCGGTAATAGACGGAGATGTGGACGTAGATAGGATGGATTACTTGATAAGAGATTCCACTCACACTGGGATACAACTTGGTAGGATAGACCTAGATAGGCTAATCTTAACTATCATGTATAGAGATAACGGAATAACAATTCAAGATAAGGGTATAATTAGCCTAGAAAACTTCTATTTATCCAGGCTTCACATGTATCAGGCGGTATATTATCATAAGACTATATTGGGATACGAGCTATTTCTTACAAGTCTTTATTCAAAGCTAGTCGAGGAATGCGAATCTGGATTGGAAATAGACGATATAAGGAACATGATAAATCAAGGGACTTTTCCATACTGGGACGATGAGTGGGTATTCGGATCTCTATACAGATGTTACTCAACAAACCCTAACTCTCCAACATCTCAAATGATAAAAGACTTCCTAGATAGAAGAGGACCAAAGGTAGTATATGAGGAAATAGACTACGATGATAAAAACGAAACAAGATTTAATGAGGTAACAGAAATATTATCAAGAACGTTACCTCAAGAGTCGCTTTATCCATTCGAAGAGACGATCTCGATATTTGACAGATCAAGAATTAAGGTAATATCCAGAGAAAACGAGTTACCAATAGCTAAGTTTCCTACGCTTTTACGCTCCATTCCTGAAAGGCTCGTTATTAGAAGGGTTTATGTTGATAGAAGATTTGTAAATAAAGCCAGGGAGTTGATTTGA
- the fni gene encoding type 2 isopentenyl-diphosphate Delta-isomerase, whose protein sequence is MSLINRKLEHVEICLYEDVQGVISTLLEDVTLVHQAMPRLSLRDVDTRAVFLGKTLTLPLMVTGMTGGHPELGKVNGIIAQVVEEIGIAMGVGSQRVAIERPETAESFRITRKMAPTAPLIANLGLPQVTRGYGIKQFKDAVQMIEADAIAVHLNPAQELFQPEGEPEYPLSALETLRDISRELNVPIIIKESGTGISIETARLLSEYGFKTLDVSGQGGTSWIAVEMVRNKRKGNWKYRSSQLFAGWGIPTAASIIEARYAVPDSYIIGSGGIRTGLDVAKSIALGANIAGMANPVLFNAVKGKTQLKSFFEEIGFQLKAAMLLSGSKDIGSLRKAPLVIWGKLREWMESRGLTLSVYESIRKGA, encoded by the coding sequence ATGAGTCTGATTAACAGGAAACTTGAACATGTTGAAATATGCCTTTATGAGGACGTTCAAGGAGTAATTTCAACTTTATTGGAGGACGTTACGCTGGTTCATCAGGCCATGCCTAGGCTGAGCCTAAGAGACGTGGACACAAGAGCTGTATTTCTCGGGAAAACGTTAACTCTCCCCCTCATGGTAACTGGAATGACCGGCGGTCACCCCGAGCTAGGAAAAGTAAACGGAATCATAGCCCAAGTTGTAGAAGAGATTGGCATTGCAATGGGCGTAGGGAGTCAGAGAGTCGCCATAGAAAGACCAGAGACTGCGGAGAGCTTTAGGATCACAAGGAAAATGGCCCCAACAGCGCCCTTAATTGCGAATCTTGGACTTCCACAGGTCACTAGGGGATATGGTATCAAACAGTTTAAGGACGCAGTTCAGATGATAGAGGCGGACGCTATTGCAGTGCATCTAAACCCTGCTCAAGAGCTGTTTCAGCCTGAGGGTGAGCCAGAGTATCCCCTGTCAGCCCTGGAGACATTGAGAGACATATCAAGGGAACTCAACGTCCCAATAATCATAAAGGAATCAGGCACGGGGATCTCCATAGAAACAGCCAGATTGCTCTCGGAATATGGGTTCAAAACCTTAGACGTTTCGGGTCAAGGTGGGACAAGTTGGATCGCTGTGGAGATGGTTAGGAATAAGAGAAAGGGCAACTGGAAGTATAGGAGTTCTCAACTTTTTGCTGGTTGGGGAATTCCAACTGCAGCTTCAATTATTGAAGCTAGATACGCTGTTCCCGACTCATATATTATTGGAAGTGGGGGAATAAGAACAGGGTTGGATGTAGCTAAATCAATAGCTTTGGGAGCCAATATCGCCGGTATGGCTAATCCGGTCCTCTTTAACGCGGTAAAGGGTAAGACTCAACTCAAGAGTTTCTTTGAGGAAATCGGTTTCCAGTTAAAGGCAGCTATGTTGCTTTCCGGTTCGAAAGATATAGGGTCTCTAAGAAAGGCCCCATTAGTTATATGGGGAAAGCTGAGAGAATGGATGGAAAGCAGAGGATTAACCTTATCAGTTTATGAAAGTATTAGGAAAGGAGCCTAA
- a CDS encoding DUF1512 domain-containing protein, giving the protein MNSLIIALAQTSSQGQSGAALAFSYIFYIFFIALLALSFFPGVQQKTQIMFLSRDVEQKLQMIEGYLKDSRGLTEKILKDKGFPDPKAFVDRVIDRFVIDPVSVEPTDIINRMKLLMRSNEDTVREMITSVNPNIDPMSRSQIEISTEVVNALNLIYKVIRHYLIMAKKLNSIMIMYQLQMVAPIYVKYAEAYAKAQKVFLQGIPIGDGLGPLVASRFLMKADQKITVSKDTVAGIIEFEGRKVVVVKAEGPMATVGTPGEGVQNVIEREGGRVSRIITVDAALKLEGEETGSVAEGMGVAMGDPGPEKIAIERVAVKYGIPIDAVIVKMSMEEAITEMRKEVYQAADKAIDYVKRIILERTKPGSTIVVVGVGNTAGIAQ; this is encoded by the coding sequence ATGAATAGTTTAATAATAGCTCTTGCACAGACTAGCAGTCAAGGTCAAAGCGGGGCCGCTTTGGCGTTCTCATATATTTTCTATATATTTTTCATTGCACTACTGGCTCTATCATTCTTTCCTGGAGTTCAGCAAAAAACCCAGATCATGTTCCTCAGTAGAGATGTTGAGCAAAAACTTCAGATGATAGAGGGGTACTTAAAAGACTCCAGGGGTTTAACTGAGAAAATACTCAAGGACAAAGGATTCCCTGACCCAAAGGCCTTTGTTGACAGAGTTATTGATAGATTCGTAATAGATCCTGTTAGTGTGGAACCAACTGACATAATAAATAGGATGAAATTATTGATGAGAAGCAATGAGGACACAGTTAGAGAAATGATAACAAGCGTAAATCCAAACATTGATCCAATGAGCAGAAGTCAGATTGAAATATCCACAGAAGTTGTAAATGCATTGAATTTAATCTACAAAGTCATAAGACATTATCTAATAATGGCAAAGAAATTAAACAGTATAATGATAATGTATCAGCTTCAAATGGTGGCGCCAATATACGTAAAGTACGCCGAGGCCTACGCTAAGGCTCAAAAAGTATTCCTACAAGGGATACCTATTGGGGATGGCCTGGGGCCTCTTGTTGCCTCTAGATTTCTAATGAAAGCGGACCAAAAGATTACAGTAAGCAAGGACACTGTAGCTGGAATCATTGAATTTGAGGGAAGAAAAGTGGTTGTAGTTAAGGCCGAAGGACCGATGGCCACAGTCGGAACGCCTGGAGAAGGTGTACAGAATGTAATAGAAAGGGAAGGAGGGAGAGTTTCTAGAATAATTACCGTTGACGCTGCGTTGAAACTAGAGGGAGAGGAGACGGGATCGGTAGCTGAAGGAATGGGTGTAGCTATGGGAGACCCCGGACCAGAAAAGATTGCCATAGAGAGAGTGGCTGTTAAATATGGAATACCCATTGACGCAGTTATAGTAAAAATGAGCATGGAAGAAGCAATAACTGAAATGAGAAAAGAAGTCTATCAGGCAGCGGATAAAGCGATAGACTATGTAAAAAGGATTATCCTTGAGAGAACGAAACCTGGAAGCACTATAGTAGTTGTAGGAGTAGGTAACACCGCGGGGATCGCCCAGTGA
- the gds gene encoding geranylgeranyl diphosphate synthase, translating into MGLDEDFEEIVAKVNKTMNDFLQGDAKELYEASRYLIQAGGKRLRPLVVVLSSKLLGGDIERAILAGSAVEILHNFTLIHDDIMDQDTTRRGIPTVHVKWGIPIAILAGDLLHAKAFQLIGESIRGLDGNTAFKVLDCFSRSVIIVSEGQAMDMEFEKRWDIKETEYIEMIRRKTAQLFACSAYLGGALAGGKEEELGKLFVYGEKMGIAFQIVDDILGITADEKELGKPLYSDIREGKKTILVIKALERANQEQRKLIISGLGSNDPDKLRATAGLLAELSLDYARDLALKYHSEAIDSLSKIVPRSQDALNGLISIADLVIKRRK; encoded by the coding sequence ATGGGGTTAGATGAAGATTTCGAAGAAATTGTAGCTAAAGTTAACAAAACCATGAATGACTTTCTTCAAGGCGACGCCAAGGAACTTTATGAAGCTTCTCGATATTTGATTCAGGCAGGGGGCAAAAGGCTAAGGCCATTAGTTGTAGTTCTATCCTCAAAATTATTAGGAGGGGATATAGAAAGAGCAATTTTGGCTGGTTCTGCTGTGGAAATTCTTCATAATTTTACACTTATTCATGATGATATTATGGATCAGGACACAACTAGACGTGGAATACCCACGGTACATGTGAAATGGGGAATTCCAATAGCTATTCTCGCGGGAGATCTCCTTCATGCTAAAGCTTTCCAATTGATAGGTGAGTCGATTCGTGGGCTAGACGGGAATACGGCATTTAAAGTCCTTGATTGTTTTTCAAGATCTGTTATCATAGTGTCAGAGGGTCAGGCCATGGATATGGAATTTGAAAAGAGGTGGGATATAAAAGAAACAGAGTATATTGAAATGATAAGAAGGAAAACTGCACAACTTTTCGCTTGTTCTGCCTATCTCGGTGGTGCCCTTGCTGGTGGTAAGGAGGAGGAATTAGGAAAACTATTTGTTTATGGAGAGAAAATGGGTATAGCATTTCAGATAGTGGACGATATTCTAGGAATTACTGCTGATGAAAAAGAATTGGGAAAACCGTTGTATAGTGATATTAGGGAAGGTAAGAAGACAATTTTAGTCATAAAAGCCCTCGAGAGGGCAAACCAGGAGCAAAGAAAACTCATCATCAGTGGGCTAGGCTCTAATGATCCTGATAAGCTTAGGGCAACAGCTGGGCTACTCGCTGAGCTTTCCTTGGATTATGCAAGGGACTTGGCATTGAAATATCACTCAGAGGCCATTGATTCCCTGTCTAAGATTGTCCCAAGAAGCCAAGATGCATTGAATGGACTCATAAGCATAGCTGATTTAGTAATAAAAAGGCGGAAGTAA